The Stigmatella aurantiaca DW4/3-1 genome contains the following window.
GCGGGGCCGCGTACGTCAGCCCATAGCCGTAGGCGTAGAGCGGATCATAGCTGGCGTCCTTGCGATTGAGGGTCGTCTGGCACGCGGACTTGGGCCAGGAGTAGGAGAGCTTCCCGGTGAAGTCGAAGTTGACCGAACCGTCCTCCTTGCGGAACAGTACGTCCGCCATGCCGTCGCCCTCGGTGCCCGGCAGCCACGCGGCGACAAAGGCGTCCGAGCGGTTGATCTCCTTGTTCGCGTGGAGCGGGCGGCCGGAGAACAGCACGGTGACGATCTTCTTCACGCCCTTGGCCTTCAGGCTGTCGATCAGCCGCAGGTCCTCGGGGCGCAGCTTGGCGAGCTCCATCGTCTTCGTGTTGCCGATGTCGCCCACGCCTTCGGCGTAGGGCGTCTCGCCAATGACCACCACGGCCGCATCGAAGGTGTCGTTGGCCATGGCGCCGTCGGCGCTGGTGTCGAGCACGGCGTTGGGGGCGATCTTCTGGATGGCACTCCACAGGGTGGTGCCACCGCCGAACTGCTCGTTGGTGTTGTCCGTGCCCTGCCAGGTGAGCGACCAACCACCGGCCTGGTTCGACAGGCTGTCGGCGCTCTTGCCCGCGACGAGGATCTTCGCCTTGCGCTCCAGGGGCAGCGTGCCGCCGTTGTTCTTCAGCAGCACCAGCGACTTGCGCACGGCCTCCCGGGCCACCGCGCGGTGCTCGGCCGTTCCCAGCTCGTGCACGGAGGTGCGCTCCGAGGGCTTGGGCTTGTCGAACAGCCCCATGCGGAACTTCACGCGCAGGATGCGGCGCACGGCGTCGTTGATGCGATCCTCGGAGATCTCTCCCCCGCGCACCGCGGCCAGCGTGTTGGTGATGAACGGCTTCCAGTCGTCACGGTAGGGCACCATGATCATGTCCATGCCCGCGTTGATGGACTGAGAGCAACCCCTGTTGGAGCAGTCGACGGGCGAGTCGCTGTTCTCCTTGGTCACCTGGCCGATGCCGTTCCAGTCGGAGATGTAGAAGCCATCGAAGCCGACCTTGTTCTTCAGCACGTCGGTCATCAGGTACTTGTTGCCGTGCATCTTGTAGGCCTTGGCGTTCTCGCCTTGGTCCTTGTTCTGCCAGCTGCTGAACGAGATCATCACCGTCTGCGCGCCCGCCTTCAGGGCCGAGAAGTAGCCATGGCCGTGGAGGTTGCGCAGCTCGTCCTCGGTGGCAACCGTGATGCCCTGATCCTTGCCCTTGGTGGTGGCGCCATCGCCCAGGAAGTGCTTGACCGAGGCGGCGACCTTCTCGCCGCTCTTGGCGTCCTTGCCGAGCTGGCCCTGCAAGCCCTCGGTGATCTTCCCGGCGTACGCCGCGACGATCTGAGGATCCTCCGAATAGCCCTCGTAGGTGCGGCCCCAGCGGTCATCGCGCACGACGGCCACCGTGGGACCGAAGGCCCAGTCGATGCCAGTGCGCGCCACCTCGCTGGCCGTCACCTCGCCAATGCGCTTGAGCAGCTCCGGGTCCCGCGTGGCGCCCAGGCCGATGTTGTGGGGGAACATCGTCGCGCCGCGAACGTTGTTGTGCCCGTGGACCGCGTCGGTGCCCCACATGATGGGGATGGGGTGGGCGTTGGACGGGTCCATCGAGGCCGCCCAGAACGCATCCGCGAGCGCCAACCACTCCTGCACTGTCGCGCCCTTCTTGCCGCCGGGCCAGTTGCCGCCACCATTCAGCACCGAGCCGATGTGGTACTGCTTGACCTCCTCGGGCGTGATGTTGTCGATCTGAGGTTGGGTCATCTGCCCGACCTTCTCCTCGAGCGTCATCGACTGCACCAGCGCGTCGATCCGGGCCTCGAGGGCCTCGTCGCGCGGGATCGCGCTCTCGACCCGGGGCCATTCCGCGAGGTGTTGCAGCTCGGGAATGGGATCGATCGTCCCTGGATCGGTCGGGTCCGTCGGGTCCGTGGGATCCGTCGGATCGGTGGGCTTCTCGTTGTCATCATCCGAGCAAGCTCCCTGGGACAGCAGGAGCAAGGCGGTGAGAGGAGCGAGCTTCCTCCAGGCGGTCAGCCGTCTCATGTCTTTTCCTTCGGTGGGGGTGTTGGCGGAGGCGGTGCGCTTGGCCATGAGGATGGCGATTCAGCTGTGCGCAAACTCCGGTCAAGTGCCTATCAGAAGGTGCTGACACTCTGAAATGAAACAGTCCCGTGACCCCTGAAATGTCGACAGGATCACGGGACGGAAATGGCTCCCTGCGTCATTGACGCGGGTTGTCACGGACAATCCGTCTCACGACGCGTCACGTCATGAGACAGAGCGCATTACATCGGCTCGAGCCGGAATTGCTGGCAATCATTGTTGGACCAGGCCCACTGCTGAAGCCTGGCGCCGTCGGTGCTCGTGGTGCAGTCCGTGACGTCGAGCACCTTGCCGCTGTGGCGAGCCTCCAGCCGGCTGTAGCCATTGCCCAGGGAGACAGGCTTGAACTGCTGGTGCGTAGCGCCTGTCACACTCCACTGCTGGAGCTTCGCGCCGTCGGCCGCGCTCATGTCGGCGACGTCGAGCGCCTTGCCGCTGTAGCGCGACACAAGCCGGTAGAAGCCGTTGTCGGTGGCCTCCATGGCCCACTGCTGGCTGGAGCCGGTGTGGCAGCCCCACTGGTGGATGGCGGCGCCATCGGCGGTGCTGGGCCCGGCGATGTCCAGGCAGCGGCCGGTCGCCTTGTTCACGATGCGGTAGGCCGTGCTCGCGGTGCCCCGGTTCCACTTGAATGAAGCCACCGAGCGTGCCGGCAGGGTGTAGTCGAAGGACTGGCCCGCCCACCGGACCTTGAAGGTGAGCGCCTGGGAGCCGTTGGAGTTCAGCGCCACCAGCGACAGCGAGCCATCGGGGTTGCGGAAGGCGACGGTCTCGATGTTGCCGTTGCCCAGCGACGTCGAGGAGAGGCGCACCGCGCCCGAGCGCACCACCTTGGCGAAGTGGGCCCAGACGTAATAGTCCTCGTTCTTCGTATAAGAGCCGTTGCCGTTGTTCACGGTGATCATTCCGCGGCAGTTCTCGCAGCCGCCCACGCGGGGGCCATGGTTCGGATCGAGCGCGATGTTCCAGTACAGCGAGGTCCGCGCCCAGTTGCGCAGGGGGCCGATGACGTTGTGACGCAACTCCCACGTCAGGTTCCCGGCCGCGTCCGTGGCCCACGCTCCGCCCGAGCACTCGGTGAAGTGGACCTCTTCATTGGGGTAAGTGTTGCGGAAGTCGGACTGGACGCTGAAGGCTCCGTCTGGGCTCTCGTAGCAGTGGTAGGCCGCGCCCGCCACCGCCGCCTGGGCCTGGCCCCCGGCGTGGCTCATCACATCGAAGGGGAAGCGCGACACGCCGCCGTTTTCGTACCAGTTGTGATCCCAGGCGAGGATCTTCACCCCGCCAAAACCGGCGTTGTTCAGCGCGGGCCGCAGGTTCTGGGCCGCGAAGTTCGACTGGTCCGCGGGCTCCATCTGCATGGACGCGTAGTTGGCGGCGGCGTGGTGCGGCTCGTTCTGGATGCTGACGGAGTGGATGGGCAGCCCGTGGCCGCTGTAGGCCTGAAGGAACTTCACGAAGTAATTGGCGTACAGGCCGTACTGGTCGTTGCGCAGGTACCCGCCACCGGTCAGCGAGTTGTTGAACTTCAGCCAGGCGGGCGCGCTCCACGGCACGGCCATGATCTTCACTTCGGGGTTGATCTGCCGCGCTTGTTGCAGGAGCGGGATGATGTAGGGGACGTCGTGGCTGACCGAGAAGTCATTCAAGTCACAGCACGTCTGGTCGTAGGTGTAGTGGTTGCGCGCGAAGTCCGACGAGCCCATGGGCAGCCGGACCATGCTGTACCCAGCGCCGCTGCCCACGTTGAACAGGTCGTTCATGATGGCGTTGCGCTGGGGCGAGTTGAAGATGAGCCAAGCGGACGAGTCGGTGAGCGCGCCGCCGAAGCCATCGATGGTCTGGTAGGTCACGGACTCGTTGACGTCGATGACGGTGGCGGTGCCGCTCTCCGGTCCGAATGTCTTGGCGGCCTCGGCGCTCAGCTTCTTGGAGAGCGTGCTGCCCGAGGTGGTCGTCAACCAGACCTGAACGGACTCGCCCGCGGCCTGCGCAGTGGAGAAGGGAAGGGCACCCAGCGCGAGCGCGGCAAGGGTCAGTTTGCTGCGCAGGGGGTGGCCCGGAGGGGAATGTGAGTTCATGAACAGCTCCTGAAAGGGGAAAACACTCGCGCCCGGCCACTCCGAGGAGCGGGCGGGCGCGGTGAACACATGGGCAAGGGAGGCTACGGACAGGGAGCGGTGCAGATCAGCGCCCCGGTGATGGGGTGCTTGTAGCAATGAGGGGTACAGTCAGCGGCGGACGCTGCGGCAGGGGCCACGAGCGCGGTCCCCACGGCGGCGGCGAGCAGGGACAGCACGAGAGACACACGAAGGCGCTTGGGCATCACGGCTTTCTCCAGGCTGGCAGGTTTCATGAGACAAATCAGATAATACTGGTTTGTCTGACGCTGGCAATGAATCCCGCCGACCTGGTTTCAGCAGCAGCGCCCTCCGCCGCTGCGATACCGCGCCTGCATGCGCTCGTTGAAGAAGTCGGCGTAACTCATCACCGGCCGTTCCGGGTGGTGCCGCCGCATGTGCTCGACATAGGTGCCGTAGTCGGGCACGCCGATCAGCAACCGGGCGGTTTGCACCGCCCGGCGCCAGAACTGTTGGAGGGCTCCGGTCATGTCACGGGCCCCGCGGGGGCCAGGGGCACGTAGGGGCTCTCCTGGGCGGTGGGGACCGCCGAGCGGCGGGCCGCCAGCGCGGCGCGGATGCCGAACGCGAGCGTGGTGACGACGACCAGCATGAACAGCACGGTGAGGGTGGCATCCACATAGTCGTTGGTGATGACCTGCTGCATCTCCTCCAATGACTTGGCCGGGGCCAGCACCTTGCCGTTGGCCACCGCCTCTTGGAAACCGCGGGCGTGGGCCAGGAAGCTGACCCGCGGGTTGCTGCTGAACACCTTCTCGGCGCCCGCGGTCAGCGTGCAGATGATGAGCCACAGGGCCGGGATCGCCGGAATCCACAGGTAGCGATCGCGCTTCATCTTCACGAGGACGACGCTGGCGAGGATGAGCGCGATGGCGGCGAGCATCTGGTTGGCGATGCCGAACAGCGGCCAGAGCGTGTTGATGCCGCCCAGGGGATCCACCACCCCCTGGTAGAGGAAGTATCCCCAGCCCGCCACGCACAGGGCGGTGGCGATCAGGTTGGCGCCCCAGGAGTCGGTCCTCTTCAAGGGCGCGTAGACGAGCCCTGCCAGCTCCTGGATCATGAAGCGGCCCACCCGGGTGCCCGCGTCCACGGTGGTGAGGATGAACAGCGCCTCGAACAGGATGGCGTAGTGGTACCAGAAGGCCATCATGCCCGCTCCGCCGACCAGCCCGTGGAGGATCTGCGCCATGCCCACCGCCAGCGTGGGCGCGCCGCCCGCGCGGGACAGGATGGACGTCTCGCCGATCTCCCGGGCGGTCTGGGTGAGCATCTCCGGGGTAATCACGAAGCCCCACTGGCTGATCACCTGAGCGGCTTGCTCGGCGGTGGTGCCAATCAGGCCCGGAGGGGAGTTCATGGCGAAGTACACGCCCGGTTGCAGCACCGAGGCGGAGATGAGCGCCATGATGGCGACGAAGGCCTCCATGAGCATCGAGCCGTAGCCCACCATGCGCGCCTCGCTCTCGTTGGCGAGCATCTTCGGGGTGGTGCCCGAGGAGATGAGCGAGTGCCAGCCGGACACCGCGCCACAGGCGATGGTGATGAACAGGAACGGGAACAGGTTGCCGGAGAACACGGGCCCGCTGCCATCGATGAACCGGGTCACCGCGGGCATCCGCATCTCCGGCATGGCCAGGACGATGCCCACCGCCAACACGAGGATGGTGCCAATCTTCAGGAAGGTCGACAGGTAGTCGCGCGGGGCCAGCAGCAGCCACACCGGCAGCACCGAGGCGCAGAAGCCATAGGCGATCAACATCCACGCCAGGGCCTTGCCATCGTAGGTGAACAGCGGCGCCAGCGCGGCGTCCTCGGCGACGCGGCCGCCCAGCCAGATCGACAGCATCAGCAGCACGAAGCCGATGAGGGAGACCTCGAGCACCCGTCCCGGACGGAGGTAGCGGAGGTAGCCGCCCATCAGCAGCGCGATGGGGATGGTCATGGCGACCGTGAAGGTTCCCCAGGGGCTGGAGGCCAGCGCCTTGACGACCACCAGGGCGAGCACCGCGAGGATGATCATCATGATCATCAGCACGCCGATCATCGCCACGACGCCCGCGGCGGGCCCCAGCTCCATTCGCACCATGTCGCCCAGGGACTTGCCGTTGCGCCGGACGGACAGAAACAGGATGGTGAAGTCCTGCACCGCGCCCGCGATCACCACGCCGGAGAGGATCCACAAGGTGCCCGGCAGGTACCCCATCTGCGCGGCGAGCACAGGGCCGACCAAGGGGCCCGCGCCCGCGATGGCGGCGAA
Protein-coding sequences here:
- a CDS encoding carbon starvation CstA family protein; its protein translation is MRGLASKLGWALLAVVGAFCLGTVALHRGETINATWLVVAAVSVLMIGYRFYSRFIAQKALQLDPTRATPAQQHNDGLDYVPTDKWVLFGHHFAAIAGAGPLVGPVLAAQMGYLPGTLWILSGVVIAGAVQDFTILFLSVRRNGKSLGDMVRMELGPAAGVVAMIGVLMIMMIILAVLALVVVKALASSPWGTFTVAMTIPIALLMGGYLRYLRPGRVLEVSLIGFVLLMLSIWLGGRVAEDAALAPLFTYDGKALAWMLIAYGFCASVLPVWLLLAPRDYLSTFLKIGTILVLAVGIVLAMPEMRMPAVTRFIDGSGPVFSGNLFPFLFITIACGAVSGWHSLISSGTTPKMLANESEARMVGYGSMLMEAFVAIMALISASVLQPGVYFAMNSPPGLIGTTAEQAAQVISQWGFVITPEMLTQTAREIGETSILSRAGGAPTLAVGMAQILHGLVGGAGMMAFWYHYAILFEALFILTTVDAGTRVGRFMIQELAGLVYAPLKRTDSWGANLIATALCVAGWGYFLYQGVVDPLGGINTLWPLFGIANQMLAAIALILASVVLVKMKRDRYLWIPAIPALWLIICTLTAGAEKVFSSNPRVSFLAHARGFQEAVANGKVLAPAKSLEEMQQVITNDYVDATLTVLFMLVVVTTLAFGIRAALAARRSAVPTAQESPYVPLAPAGPVT
- a CDS encoding YbdD/YjiX family protein, with the translated sequence MTGALQQFWRRAVQTARLLIGVPDYGTYVEHMRRHHPERPVMSYADFFNERMQARYRSGGGRCC
- a CDS encoding glycoside hydrolase family 3 protein, with the protein product MRRLTAWRKLAPLTALLLLSQGACSDDDNEKPTDPTDPTDPTDPTDPGTIDPIPELQHLAEWPRVESAIPRDEALEARIDALVQSMTLEEKVGQMTQPQIDNITPEEVKQYHIGSVLNGGGNWPGGKKGATVQEWLALADAFWAASMDPSNAHPIPIMWGTDAVHGHNNVRGATMFPHNIGLGATRDPELLKRIGEVTASEVARTGIDWAFGPTVAVVRDDRWGRTYEGYSEDPQIVAAYAGKITEGLQGQLGKDAKSGEKVAASVKHFLGDGATTKGKDQGITVATEDELRNLHGHGYFSALKAGAQTVMISFSSWQNKDQGENAKAYKMHGNKYLMTDVLKNKVGFDGFYISDWNGIGQVTKENSDSPVDCSNRGCSQSINAGMDMIMVPYRDDWKPFITNTLAAVRGGEISEDRINDAVRRILRVKFRMGLFDKPKPSERTSVHELGTAEHRAVAREAVRKSLVLLKNNGGTLPLERKAKILVAGKSADSLSNQAGGWSLTWQGTDNTNEQFGGGTTLWSAIQKIAPNAVLDTSADGAMANDTFDAAVVVIGETPYAEGVGDIGNTKTMELAKLRPEDLRLIDSLKAKGVKKIVTVLFSGRPLHANKEINRSDAFVAAWLPGTEGDGMADVLFRKEDGSVNFDFTGKLSYSWPKSACQTTLNRKDASYDPLYAYGYGLTYAAPQQQQNAYPEESPTVGCGVETPDGPEATLPLVVYDRGNQDGWVMRIGAPSNWSVDVTQGTGNPTVTPNNEVTATPVDDRNGIQWAAVRTTWASEGQVFMQSANGNNTRDLRSYLTAGGSLVFDARLSQAPVSTVKVRVDCVHPCVGEVDVTQTLKALPLNAWNELAIPLQCFADAGTDFSLINTPIVINSLGAMELAVANVRWEPKRAGNVTCNGSSGGVQQLTDATDVYVNGTLNTALFGAPTSWSSVPNLVKVNAALDTPDGKVIDVVFEDLKGKGGNGVFTLPVHNDWLLDVSPIAATGGVQFDIKVLDYGTSTQNFWVKLVCNRKADSCRTGDLKDIVTRPPAGTWTTLKLPFVRSDYEDGFDNKKLSSILEMLPAWDDQGGNIHFQLRNIRVVK
- a CDS encoding RICIN domain-containing protein — translated: MNSHSPPGHPLRSKLTLAALALGALPFSTAQAAGESVQVWLTTTSGSTLSKKLSAEAAKTFGPESGTATVIDVNESVTYQTIDGFGGALTDSSAWLIFNSPQRNAIMNDLFNVGSGAGYSMVRLPMGSSDFARNHYTYDQTCCDLNDFSVSHDVPYIIPLLQQARQINPEVKIMAVPWSAPAWLKFNNSLTGGGYLRNDQYGLYANYFVKFLQAYSGHGLPIHSVSIQNEPHHAAANYASMQMEPADQSNFAAQNLRPALNNAGFGGVKILAWDHNWYENGGVSRFPFDVMSHAGGQAQAAVAGAAYHCYESPDGAFSVQSDFRNTYPNEEVHFTECSGGAWATDAAGNLTWELRHNVIGPLRNWARTSLYWNIALDPNHGPRVGGCENCRGMITVNNGNGSYTKNEDYYVWAHFAKVVRSGAVRLSSTSLGNGNIETVAFRNPDGSLSLVALNSNGSQALTFKVRWAGQSFDYTLPARSVASFKWNRGTASTAYRIVNKATGRCLDIAGPSTADGAAIHQWGCHTGSSQQWAMEATDNGFYRLVSRYSGKALDVADMSAADGAKLQQWSVTGATHQQFKPVSLGNGYSRLEARHSGKVLDVTDCTTSTDGARLQQWAWSNNDCQQFRLEPM